CCATATACacactatatattattattagtaatttagtatgattattagtagccaaatgtttttgcaatgtttttagtatgattattattagtatGATTATTAGTCCATTTCCCGAACTGCCATACTTTGCTATGAAATATTTTGGCCGTtaggttttgtatgattattagtagccaaatgtttttgtaatgttttttggttatgaatgcattatgtgttatttttattatttaaaaaagaaagatgcaaaatatttgttttttaaataagacaaaaaataacGTCATACTACTGTCATAATTTGAccgaaaaatatagaaattttgttaatatttgacATCCGTGGATCTCCGCAGGAACCGTGGGATCTGTGGGGATGGGGACAAATATTCCTCCGTGGGGATGGGGATGGAGGCAAAATCTCCCCTGCGTGCACTTTGGGGCGAGGAATGGGGAAGCTTCCCCGCACATTCCCGCCCCGTTGACATCCCTAGTTGTTACTACATAAATTTGTATATATACAAGATAAGATGCATGAGCATGAGAACTAAGAAACCAAACAGCTGTTATATAGTGTCTTCTGTTTTTGATTGCTGCACAACTTGAATTGCAGCCAGCACTGTCCTATTCCTTTGATACTACCTAACTTTGAgctattgaaatttatttagatGGCGAGTTTCCTTACTGATTTGGTGAAGCCATATGTGGAGAAATTGATAAATGGGGCAATCACAGAATCAAGTTATATATGTTGTTTCACGTGCATTGCTAAGGATTTTGAAGATGAAAAAACTAGGTTTGAAGTAGAAAGGACAACTTTCAATCAACGCGTTGATGTGGCAACTAGAAGTGGGGAAAATGTTCAAGCTAATGCTCTTTTATGGAAAAAAGAAGCTGAAGAGCTCATTCAAGAAGacaccaaaacaaaacaaaatattttttttggattttgttgTGACTGCATATGGCGATATAGAAGGGGAAAGGAACTGGCAAATAAGAAGGAGCAAAtaaaaattttgataaaaactgGAAAGGAACTTGCAATTGGACTCCCTGCTCATCTTCCAGATGTTGAACGTTATTCATCCCAACACTATATTCCCTTTGAAAGTAGGGAATCCAAATACAAAGAGCTTTTGGATGCACTGAACGATGACAAAAATTATATAGTCGGGTTGCAAGGGATGGGGGGCACAGGAAAAACTACATTGGCCAAAGAAGTGGGCAAGGAACTTAAGCGGTCCAATCAATTTACTCATGTTATCGATACGACAGTGTCATTTTCTCCTGATATTAAAAAGATTCAAGATGATATAGCTGGACCCTTGGGATTGAATTTTGATGACTGTAATGAATCAGATCGACCCAAAAAACTATGGAGAAGATTAACCAATGGTGAGAAGATTCTTCTAATATTGGATGATGTGTGGGGCGATATTGATTTTAATGATATAGGGATTCCACACATTGACTATCACAAGGGTTGTAGAGTTTTTGTAACTACGCGCTATCTGTGGGTGTGCAACAGACTAGAATGCAGTAAGACAATCCAACTTGATCTCTTATCCGAAGAAGACACATGGATCATGTTCCAAAGGCATGCTGGTCTAAGtgaaatttcaacaaaaaatttgCTCGACAAGGGCCGTAAAATTGCAAATGAATGTAAAAGATTACCAGTTGCAATTGCTGCTATTGCCAGTAGTTTGAAGGGCGAACAACGTCAGGAAAAGTGGGATGTGGCCTTAAATTCCTTGCAGAAACATATGGCCATAGGCGGTGTTGAATCTGTTGATAACGATTTGGTTGACACTTATAAATGTTTAAAGTTTAGCTATGATTATCTCAAGGACGAAAaggccaagaaattgttcctTTTATGTTCTGTATTCCCAGAAGATGAAGAAATCCCTACTTATATTCTAACCAGACTTGGCATAGGAGTCGGCCTATTTGAGGGAGGTTATGACAAATACAACAATGCTAGAAATCTATTAGTTGTAGCCAAAAATAAACTCCTCGATTCATGTTTACTGTTGAAGACAGATGAAGGAGATGTAAAAATGCATGACTTGGTTCGTGAAGTTGCCCAATGGATAGCGAACAAAGAGATTTTAGCAGTAAATTTTTCTAACAAAAATCAAAAGTCATTGGTTGGAAGGAATAATATCAAATACTTGTTATTTGATGGCAGTCCAAATGATTTGTGCCCCCCTATGTTTGATGGTTCTAAACTAAAGATTCTGATTTTAAGCATGGTCACAGGTTGCTTTGTGGATtcattctttgaaaatattgCAGGGCTTCGAGTTTTGATATTAATATACAGAGGTGAAGAAATAACTATATCATTACCACGATCAATTCGGTCATTGACTAATATTCGTTCTTTATTAGTTAAATGTGCGAATTTGGGTGACATCTCTGTTTTGGGAAACTTGCAAAGTCTTCAAACACTTGATTTGATCTTTTGTATGATTGACGAACTTCCACAAGAAATTTCAAACTTGAAGGGACTTAGATTGTTGAACTTGGAACTCTGTagtattgaaaataataatccATTTGAAGTTATCCAGAGATGCCCATCCCTTGAAGAATTGTATTTCTGGAGTAGTTTCAATGATTTTTGTCAGGAAATAACCTTACCTACATCTACATTGGAAAGGTATCATCTCACTGATACAATTTCCGATTCTTCAGGATCAAAATGTGTGTCTCTTTATAATGATTATTTGTCAGAAGAAACATTTAAACATGTGATGCAAACAGCAGAGCATCTTAAGTTGAAAAGAATTAAGAAGGGATGGAGAAATATTATGCCTGAAATTGTTCCTATAGATCAAGGAATGAATGATCTAATTAAGCTTCATTTGAATGATGATTCACAACTACAGTTCCTCGTAGACACGAAACATATTGATTCTCAAGTACCAAATGTATTTTCCAAGTTAGTTGTACTAAAGCTCAATGAAATGGAAAATTTGGAAGAATTATGCAATGGTCCCATCTCCTTTGACTCTATGAACAATTTAGAGAAACTAACTATCAAGTCTTGTGGAAATTTGAGAAGTTTGTTCAAAGGCAATGTAAATCTCTGCAATCTAAAGACCGTGAAAATAGAAGCATGTCCCACATTAGTTTCTGTTTTTCATCTGTCACCTTCTGGAAGCCTGCCGCTGTTGGAAGAATTGAATATAAGTGAATGTGGTAACTTGAAAAACATATTTACATCTGAAAGAGTGGATGGCGCGATTGAAGTTAATGGTGATAATGATAATAACAAGAGCTGCAACTCATTGTTTCCAAAGCTCAAAGTTGTCAAAATAGATCATTGTGATAAGTTGACTTACATATTTGAGCAAGAAGTCAAACTGGATTCACTAATAGAATTGGAGCTAAAATGTGTGTCAAATTTTATCGGCATATTTCCAGAATCTTATCATTCCATTGAAAGGTCATCTAATTCCATTTCCAAGCCACAAACAGAATTGCAGGTGAAGCCATTGAAATCCAATATTATATTCTCTTGGAGTCATATATGTTGTTATAGATACAAGTTGAAGGGTGCCACAAGTACTAAAGTCCCATTGGTTAGTCAGGATCAGCCACAAGCCTGCTCAATCTCCACGGTaatcttctcttctttttttccgTTAACTTTTGATAATGTCAGAACATCGtaaatgcacaattttttttatcctatatATATTTATCGTCTTATATCACCGGCCAcgtgttttttctttctttttagatACAAATCCCTTTCAAATGCTCTTTTTTTTCACATGGTTCAAAtactaattttatatttgtaggTCGTTATGTGTTAAAGGTTAATGTTATTCATTTCACAAATATCGACTAAAAAATATCTCTTAATCATATGATTCTACGATTCTTTGTTTACAAACTAAACAGTGATCATACTTTCAATTTGTTGGTTATTTAATTTTGACACTTTAATGTGTATTAAATTTTCTACTATAGTTCTACCTCACTGGAAAATTGTAAACAACACTAcgtaaaataatatatagtgaGAGTCACTCTCAAATGAACATGTAGgaacaaatataattaaaatattttcatacatGGAGACTCTTTGtaacactttttattttatttttttcttacaatAGTGTTTGAAACACTTAGTTATTGCATTCTTTGGATAATTAATGTATGTATgggaaaaaatattataataacactATGCtatttatatattgaaaataatattatttttcacaTTTAAGCCggaaattttttgaatttaagTGATTGTGTTAAATGTTTGTTTGTAAATTCTACAttttctaatttgaattttatatatacGACGaaggttatatatatatatagaggatgaatcaaattacaccggtgtaacatttgagtaatgttacaccgctcaataacgctttaacgagtacaaattttataaaattcaccattggtttgaaagcttatatcgtatagatcatccatataaaattttacaaaaatctaaaatcgtttgatatgttattaaatCCGATAAAGATTAatgtttatgcatttttattgaataccgttaatcttgatcaaTCTGTAAGAAATACTATAGAATGTATAAGAATAAAAAGGAGAAGAAACTGGATCTAATCCAatacagaaaaagaaagagtataaGAAATACTCTTAAAAAACAGATGAAATGAAAAGAGAAAAGTTATATACTCCACATTAAAGGTCTATAGAATGCATTCACttcagtatttttttattttttttgtggtcTAGTAACCTAAGGTGAATAAGTGCAGTCCGGGGTTTGAATCCTGACTTCTTCATAATATATGCGATATCTCTATCACCTGAGACTTTAGTTTTATATATGCATACTAATTAAAGGattgtttggtttgatttaCGTCCTTTTTATTGGGGTTACATGACAGGAAACAAGTTCATATTGTCCTAACATATGGGAACGTGCTCAATGTCTTTCAAGACTATCTCatatcatttgcaatattaaaGTGATCAAACTGGAGCGACTTTCAAAGATAAAATCAGTGTTTATGTTGTCTATTGCACCAAAAATGTTGTCGTTGGAGAGCTTGACTATTATTGGTTGTGATGAATTGGAGCACATAGTAGTAGACATTGAAGATGGGAGTGGTGGAAATGAATTGGGCAATGTCTTCCCAAAATTAAAAGAGCTCAATGTTGAAAAATGCGGGAAATTGAAATACATATTTGGGCACATTAATGCTAGTGATGATGATCATGATCAAAACAACAATGAAATTCAACTTCATCTTCCAGCATTGAAAACTCTCAAGCTTGTTGATCTCAAAAGTTTAATCGGCATGTCGCCCAAACAATATCACATAACATTTTCACCTTTGAAAGAAGTTGAACTCAAAGAATGCTCTCAGGTTGATGTTAAATCTATTGGTGATTTTACCTTCCTTGCTTCAATTTCAAGATATCAGGACAGTACAACTATCAAGGTACTTACCCTTCTttcaatgtattttttattaatgtttctgaaatctttttcttttatttctatttttaattccTTAATTAGTGCGGTTGGAACACTAGTTAGTTATCAAGACccttattagtattatttactattaattaatataataaatttaattactatcaaatttactaaattatctcAAATAGTCTcaattaaatttctaatttaATGGTCCTATTTAATCGTCAAACATGCAACACTTTATTATCATTATTTGAATTTTCCTCAAATTTGCAACaaacaacatttttatttttcactcaattctactatatttttatttatatatttaagaaaataacgtataatataaataattaccAAACCAacctaattaaattaaataaatggacacataagcaaaagatggaatatttttgtcaaaataactCAACTAGACCTAGATTTActattttttcattaaataaacaaaacattatCCTTATTTGAATTTTATCTCTTATATGAAGAATACAAGAATAATGTATggataaatattaaaaaaaattgtgggatGAATGTTTGTCATTGATACGTAAAACGTTACGGGACAAAAGTTGATCCCtgatatgtaaaaaaaatacataacaaatagtttttttaaacaACTGCAAACCAATTAGTTCTTATtgataaatatagaaaaataaaaacatgggACTCACCGATACACATCTTATTTAGATGTGTATTGGTACACCACTTACGTGCATAATTTTGATAGGctcacaaataatatttattaatttttggacCTATTAGAATTATTAAGCTGGGTTGTATATTGGTACATATCCAAATAATAagatatgtaaataaaaaagaaagatatgTAACGAAGTGTTCATccattttttaacataagaaaAGAGGATAGTGTAAAGTCTCTTTATCTCTATCTCTCTCCCTCCCATCTCTCTATTTATATTGTTTAgtgcataaaatattttatttattcaatgaTTTTGCACAAGTTTTATTACGGTTTGGTTTAAAAGTTCAGAAACAATTCATTTAAACTGTTTAGTTTATTTAAGTTTAGTTAATTgatctttttaaatttatggTTCAGTCCATAAACTAGGTAATTAGCTTTCAAAAGTAGACAAGACAATAAAATccatacccgcgggtacccacccaaaccatacccgctttgacggggaaaactcgagttgactgggtttgggttcgggtttgggttttccccgatttcaaaagatgagtttggggcgggtaatgggtacattgatacccaccccgaacccgtccccgaacccgccccgcttatactaaaaattatatttcacctcttttaaattagaaatgcttaaacaatctcttaaattacgttcatatatttatttttttattttaatttgagtattaaacaaaccattttctctattatttttttctttatttaaaaaaatattgttgagagaaaataattttggacaattatcttttttttaataaaaaaatactaaaatataatctaaattcatttgaaaagaggcgtaatggggatacccgaaacccgatggggatacccgattcccgttgggtatgggtttggggttatcatttttattcccgctcgaatttgggacgggtttggggaaacccgaactttatgggtttgggtttggggagggcaaaacccgtccccgccccgccccattgccatgcctattcAAAAGAGAGTACCTAAGTACTCGAGTGCTTAATTAGCACAAATCCTTTTTTCACGATTTATTTACTCTTATTTTATGCATGTATTTTTATTTCCCATCTTTTGTTGCAGGAATTCAGTGGGAACATGGAACATCTTCTAGCTTTGGAAATGCTCAATGTATCTAAATCCAATGTAGAAAGTATAGTATGTCTCAGTGAAGAAAGTGAGCGGCAGATAAACTTGGGGTTGCAAAACATTATTTTGCATAATCTACCTATGATGATATATCTTTTTATGGGTCCTAAAAATGCATTTGCCCTCAAAAACCTTAAAAGTATAACCATCTCTCAATGTGAAAAATTGGAAATAGTTTTCTCCACCTCTATTCTAAGATGCCTATCACAGTTGTCTCATCTAAGAATACAAGAATGCAATGAGTTGAAGCATATcattgaagatgatgatgatattgagAATCAAGGAATGTCAAAGACATACTTCCCAGTGCTAAAAACCCTTGCAGTAGCAATGTGCAATAAGTTGAAAAGTGTCTTTCCGATCTCCATGAAGAACGAGCTTCCTCCTGAGTTAAAGGTTATGATGATAGGTGAAGCACATGAACTGAAAGAAATATTCAAAAGTGTAGGTGGTGATAATCAGAAAGTTGAGATTCCAAATCTGAAAGCTGTAGTATTTGTCAACCTACCAAGCTTGTGCCATGTCCAGGGAATTCAATTTCAGGCCGTAGAAATCCATTACATAAAGAATTGTAAAGAATTGTCTCCGACATCGTTAACATCTAGCAGAAATTTCGAAGCGTTTGGAATAGCTGGCATAGGTACACACTATATGCTTATTCCCTGTGATGCTTCTCAAAATGTAGGAATGTATGTGTTTACACATGCACACGGCAATggatatatctttttttttgtgtatgaaatttcattaattattatgtaattaataatatgtttCTGTAGATCTTGGTGTGCGTGTGAATCTGAATGGTCTATTTAGAAAATTAGAATACATGATGGCAACATCTTCACAGGTGAATAAAATACAATCACCATGACAATTTCTTTTAATgaagctattttttttaattttttttttgtttgcagAAAGAAATGAACCGAACACCAGAGACAAAGCATGAATTTATTGAAAATGTTCCTGATTTAGAGATACCATCAGTGACAACATTACCAACAAATTCCCAAGTAATTTGCAGGGCAAATGAAAATTCTCTTAGTAGTAATAATGGATGTAATTAGTATGTTCATATCACTAATGCTTCTGTACTTATCGCAGGAGTTGACAAGTGAAGAATCAACAAGTCAACACTTACTTGGAGAAATTGATACTACCATCAAACTTTCTCAAGGAGACTTTGTAATacagaaaattaattttactccgACTACTACTTAAAAATATCTCGCGACTAATCTTCATTTTCATCCTATGGTTTTAGTTGGAAGGTTCTATGTCTACCATTTCAGAAACAAGGAATGTGCCACCTATACATTTAGTTGATCTTAAACAAAAGGCATTTCCCCTACTTTGctagtatttttttctttttgactcTATTTCAATTCAAGAACTGAATTAtatgaaaaacataaacatgCTTTTAATTTTAAGCAGGGTATTCAGGTAAGCGTTGAAGAAGGAACTGCATCAACTAGTTATGCCAACACAATAACATCATCAACTCATTTAGAATCAGTAAGTTTATCATCAGATCCATTACTTACATGGATTTAAAGTGGAACCAAGCTTTCAAAAATTTCCTTCATTTGTTTCTATAGTGAAATCACCATCACTTGTCTAATCCTACAAATATTAACAATCTACAGATGttgatattatttaattattttaacatGTTTAGGAATATGGTGATGGCCAAATAGGCATACCTTTTCCAGTTTCAACTACAGATTGTCTTAACATCGCAGATGTTAATCTTGGAGACTCACACGAAACAACTCAAACTAACAATCAAGGTGAAGACTATTAGGATCAATTAATATTTTCCTTGATTTTTGTACGTCATCACCCTTTTAATTCTGAACACTCGTTTTTCACATGTTGTTCAGTTTCTCTAAATGATAATGCTGCCATGCAAGTAAGCTCAACTATTCAACAACAGTTTCATAAAGATGACGGAATAATAGTTTCTGGTTTAGAGATGCCATCAGCAGTATATTCACCAACAAACTCACAAGTAAATACCGAGAAACCTCACATGAACATGTCATATATGTCTATTTCTTTTCTCCCTTCACTTctaaaaaaagttaaacttaAAGGGCCGCAAGCATAATTTtgacataatttaatttaatttcaagtGCTTCTTATATCAATATGATGCAACTAATTTGTATTTTCATGCTATGCAATTAGTTGGAGGGTTCTACATCAGAAAAAACAACAGAAGCAGCAACCATGTCTACTACTTCAGAACTAAAGAATGAGCCAGATGTACAATTATATGCTCCTAAACAAAAGACAATTTTCAATGCAAGAGTTGAATTATACTATCAACTTAAACATCCTTTTAATTTAATGCAGGGTATGAAGATAAGTGTGGAAGATGGAACTACATCAGCTAATGCCAAGACAATAACATCATCAACTCATTCAAAATCAGTGAGTTCATCATCAGGTTTATCAACTACTTCTAAGTCGGAAACATCTTCACCGGTGAGTTTATCTTATGTATTTATTGGGTCGAtcctatttatttataatttggcAGTCAACTGTCATTATACTGCATATAAACATCCTTTTAATATAGTACTGCCTTATACTGCATATAAAGCTTACTTCAACTACTACGTAGAAATATGCTGGCAACTAATTTACATTTTCATGATATGCAATTAGTTGGAGGGTTCAACGTTAGAAAAAACAGTAGCAGCAGAAACTTTGTCCACCGAAAacccataaaataaataaatcaatacaccgaaaACCTATGTTGTCTTCCCTACATTGGAGATAATGATATCATGTGTTTATCGATTTCAATTTCTAGGAAGATGGAGATGGCAAAATATCCATACCCTCTTTTTCAACTGTCAATACAAAGCCTCCTGCCACCAAATATGTTGATATTGGAGACTCACAGGAAATTATTGGTGAGTTTTATTATTCTTCTTTAAATTTTAAGGTTTCTCTTTCCACCGTGTGTTTATTTCGTTAAATTTGATGATGCTTCCATGAAAGTAAGCTGAATATAagtgaaaataaattaactCTTGTAGCAATGGAAGACATTAACATGCTGATCGAAGAAGACCCACTTCTTGCACTTCTTGCACTTGAGAAGCTTCTTACAGGACAAGTCTCGATTTCCTCCGCTCGAGTTTTACTTCAAGAATTGAAGACTTTGATGGACTCATCATCAGACCTTGACCATCTTGTATCTAACCAAGAGTCTATTACAAAATTGAATTCTCTTTTTCATCGATTGAATCAATATCAAGGGATGTTAACTTCTGACTTGAAGGACTTTGTTGAGAAGGTTCAGAACTTCTTCAATGAAAACATTATCAGACACGCCACTGCTCAACAAGTACTCAAGAAGCACAACCAACTTCTTGATTCGAAAACTGATCTCATGAACAAGCTTTGGAGTGTAAAGAGTACACAAACCCACATTGATAGTGAAACTTCAACTACCAATGCTCAGATACATGAGCTCTCTTTACAAATTGATGAACTGACAAAAAGGTTGGCAGATCTTGAGAATCAAAGAGATAGTTTGAAGTCGGTGGCAAACAAATGTGATGTTCAGAAGATGAAGTTGAAGGCCGAATGCACAGAATTGGTCCAACAAAGTAAAAAATTCTTTTCTGCACTTGCTTCATCAGAGGTTGACCTAAGAGAAGCTGAGCATGCGAGGGATTTGGCAAAAGAAGGCTTTGCAAATTTAAAATCATCATTTCCTAGACTTTAGGAAGGAATAATAAGTTGCAATATTTTCTTATGCGTGTGTTGcatgtaataatattttttagtttgAACTTTGTGTCGAAGgatatgtttgtcatatttcCTAGACTTCAATTTTTTCATGCTTATGTTTGTGGTTGCTCTGTACTCTTTTTTCCTTGCCAGGTTTTATCCCTCTGGGTTTTCCTgaaaaggtttttaatgaggcagatGTTGAGTTCTCTTAGTTATTCTGACTTGGGTTTTGGTCTAATCCCCCAAGTGCTTTTGTATCttcctttttatttaataatatttttaaagtgCTGCAaatgttatgttttggtttGTCATGTTGGCAGCTAAGGGGTGCCAATTTAGTTTGGATATCTTGGTTTGTCATGTGATGCTTTTGCACTCTTTCGTTAAAAAAGAGATAAGGAATGTGACCGTTCTAGTTGTGGGTTAGGTGTTCTATCTTTCTGTATAATTACTATCTttgataaaatatgataatactTGACACtctaaaaataacattttaagtaAGGCTCAGACATGAATTATTGAGAATCAAGATATTAGTGGAAGCTAGGTTATGCCTCATGTCAAATAAGTGAAACATACATGCTAACAGAACCTACTTTGTGTCCTTAAACTC
This portion of the Trifolium pratense cultivar HEN17-A07 linkage group LG3, ARS_RC_1.1, whole genome shotgun sequence genome encodes:
- the LOC123913720 gene encoding uncharacterized protein LOC123913720, translated to MASFLTDLVKPYVEKLINGAITESSYICCFTCIAKDFEDEKTRFEVERTTFNQRVDVATRSGENVQANALLWKKEAEELIQEDTKTKQNIFFGFCCDCIWRYRRGKELANKKEQIKILIKTGKELAIGLPAHLPDVERYSSQHYIPFESRESKYKELLDALNDDKNYIVGLQGMGGTGKTTLAKEVGKELKRSNQFTHVIDTTVSFSPDIKKIQDDIAGPLGLNFDDCNESDRPKKLWRRLTNGEKILLILDDVWGDIDFNDIGIPHIDYHKGCRVFVTTRYLWVCNRLECSKTIQLDLLSEEDTWIMFQRHAGLSEISTKNLLDKGRKIANECKRLPVAIAAIASSLKGEQRQEKWDVALNSLQKHMAIGGVESVDNDLVDTYKCLKFSYDYLKDEKAKKLFLLCSVFPEDEEIPTYILTRLGIGVGLFEGGYDKYNNARNLLVVAKNKLLDSCLLLKTDEGDVKMHDLVREVAQWIANKEILAVNFSNKNQKSLVGRNNIKYLLFDGSPNDLCPPMFDGSKLKILILSMVTGCFVDSFFENIAGLRVLILIYRGEEITISLPRSIRSLTNIRSLLVKCANLGDISVLGNLQSLQTLDLIFCMIDELPQEISNLKGLRLLNLELCSIENNNPFEVIQRCPSLEELYFWSSFNDFCQEITLPTSTLERYHLTDTISDSSGSKCVSLYNDYLSEETFKHVMQTAEHLKLKRIKKGWRNIMPEIVPIDQGMNDLIKLHLNDDSQLQFLVDTKHIDSQVPNVFSKLVVLKLNEMENLEELCNGPISFDSMNNLEKLTIKSCGNLRSLFKGNVNLCNLKTVKIEACPTLVSVFHLSPSGSLPLLEELNISECGNLKNIFTSERVDGAIEVNGDNDNNKSCNSLFPKLKVVKIDHCDKLTYIFEQEVKLDSLIELELKCVSNFIGIFPESYHSIERSSNSISKPQTELQVKPLKSNIIFSWSHICCYRYKLKGATSTKVPLVSQDQPQACSISTETSSYCPNIWERAQCLSRLSHIICNIKVIKLERLSKIKSVFMLSIAPKMLSLESLTIIGCDELEHIVVDIEDGSGGNELGNVFPKLKELNVEKCGKLKYIFGHINASDDDHDQNNNEIQLHLPALKTLKLVDLKSLIGMSPKQYHITFSPLKEVELKECSQVDVKSIGDFTFLASISRYQDSTTIKEFSGNMEHLLALEMLNVSKSNVESIVCLSEESERQINLGLQNIILHNLPMMIYLFMGPKNAFALKNLKSITISQCEKLEIVFSTSILRCLSQLSHLRIQECNELKHIIEDDDDIENQGMSKTYFPVLKTLAVAMCNKLKSVFPISMKNELPPELKVMMIGEAHELKEIFKSVGGDNQKVEIPNLKAVVFVNLPSLCHVQGIQFQAVEIHYIKNCKELSPTSLTSSRNFEAFGIAGIDLGVRVNLNGLFRKLEYMMATSSQKEMNRTPETKHEFIENVPDLEIPSVTTLPTNSQELTSEESTSQHLLGEIDTTIKLSQGDFLEGSMSTISETRNVPPIHLVDLKQKGIQVSVEEGTASTSYANTITSSTHLESEYGDGQIGIPFPVSTTDCLNIADVNLGDSHETTQTNNQVSLNDNAAMQVSSTIQQQFHKDDGIIVSGLEMPSAVYSPTNSQLEGSTSEKTTEAATMSTTSELKNEPDGMKISVEDGTTSANAKTITSSTHSKSVSSSSGLSTTSKSETSSPEDGDGKISIPSFSTVNTKPPATKYVDIGDSQEIIAMEDINMLIEEDPLLALLALEKLLTGQVSISSARVLLQELKTLMDSSSDLDHLVSNQESITKLNSLFHRLNQYQGMLTSDLKDFVEKVQNFFNENIIRHATAQQVLKKHNQLLDSKTDLMNKLWSVKSTQTHIDSETSTTNAQIHELSLQIDELTKRLADLENQRDSLKSVANKCDVQKMKLKAECTELVQQSKKFFSALASSEVDLREAEHARDLAKEGFANLKSSFPRL